Proteins encoded by one window of Fischerella sp. PCC 9605:
- a CDS encoding sodium:solute symporter family protein, translating to MSAEAWTTLLVILSFIVYLYIGWRSRVKDSKGFFVADQGVPSLANGAATAADWMSAASFISMAGLISFLGYDGSIYLMGWTGGYVLLALLLAPYLRKFGKYTVPDFVGDRYYSNIARVVAVIAAIFVSMTYVAGQMRGVGIVFSRFLQVDISTGVVIGMVIVGFFSVLGGMKGITWTQVAQYCVLIIAYLIPAVAISLLLTNNPIPQLAFTFSDIVPKLNQIQLDLGFQEYTQPFVNKSMLDVLFTTVALMVGTAGLPHVIVRFYTVPDVRSARFSAGWALLLIALLYTTAPALSSFARYNLISTLHNRTFEEIHQLDWAKKWENTKLLNFADKNGNGRIELTSDKKTSEIDIDRDIIVLSTPEVAKLAPWVIALVAVGGLAAALSTASGLLLVISSAVAHDIYYRMINPGASESKRVMVGRVMVGFAIAIAGYFGVNPPGFVAEVVAFAFGLAAASFFPIIILGVFDKRTNREGAIAGMVVGLCFTIFYIVGVKFYGMQPWFFGVSAEGIGTLGMLINFVVTWSVSRLTAPPPFEVQEMVEVLRIPGDEPPAIEELDEDHLD from the coding sequence ATGTCAGCTGAAGCTTGGACGACTTTACTTGTCATCCTTTCTTTCATTGTATATCTCTACATCGGTTGGCGCTCTCGCGTTAAAGATAGCAAAGGGTTTTTCGTAGCCGATCAAGGTGTTCCCTCCCTGGCCAATGGTGCGGCGACTGCGGCTGATTGGATGTCAGCCGCTTCGTTTATTTCAATGGCGGGGTTAATTTCCTTCCTTGGTTACGACGGTTCAATTTACCTGATGGGCTGGACTGGCGGCTATGTACTGTTAGCTTTGCTCTTGGCTCCTTATTTGCGGAAGTTTGGCAAATACACAGTTCCTGATTTTGTTGGCGATCGCTACTACTCCAACATTGCCCGCGTGGTTGCAGTCATTGCAGCTATCTTCGTCTCCATGACTTACGTAGCAGGGCAAATGCGCGGTGTAGGGATTGTGTTTAGCCGCTTTCTGCAAGTAGACATCAGTACTGGCGTTGTCATTGGGATGGTGATTGTCGGCTTTTTCTCGGTGCTGGGGGGAATGAAAGGCATTACCTGGACTCAGGTTGCCCAATACTGCGTCTTAATTATTGCTTACTTGATTCCCGCTGTTGCTATTTCTCTACTGCTCACTAATAACCCCATTCCCCAACTAGCGTTCACTTTCAGTGATATTGTCCCAAAATTGAACCAAATCCAGCTCGATCTTGGTTTCCAAGAATATACGCAACCGTTTGTTAACAAGTCGATGCTGGATGTTTTATTTACTACCGTCGCTCTCATGGTGGGAACTGCGGGACTTCCCCATGTGATCGTACGTTTTTACACAGTACCAGATGTGCGCTCGGCTCGCTTTTCTGCTGGTTGGGCGTTGCTGTTAATCGCCTTGTTGTATACAACAGCACCAGCTTTATCAAGCTTCGCCCGCTATAACTTGATTAGCACATTACACAACCGCACGTTTGAAGAGATTCATCAACTAGACTGGGCGAAAAAGTGGGAAAATACCAAGTTATTGAACTTTGCCGATAAAAACGGTAATGGACGCATTGAGTTGACCTCAGATAAAAAAACTAGCGAGATTGACATTGATCGCGACATTATCGTTCTCTCGACCCCAGAAGTAGCAAAATTGGCTCCTTGGGTAATTGCTTTAGTTGCTGTCGGTGGATTAGCAGCAGCTTTATCGACAGCATCGGGGTTACTGTTGGTAATTTCGAGTGCAGTTGCCCATGATATCTATTACCGCATGATTAATCCGGGAGCCTCAGAATCTAAGCGGGTGATGGTGGGTAGAGTTATGGTGGGTTTTGCGATCGCCATTGCTGGTTATTTCGGTGTCAATCCGCCTGGGTTTGTTGCTGAGGTAGTGGCGTTTGCTTTCGGTTTGGCTGCGGCCAGCTTTTTCCCAATTATCATTTTGGGAGTATTCGACAAACGGACAAATCGAGAAGGTGCGATCGCCGGTATGGTAGTGGGCTTGTGCTTTACTATCTTTTATATAGTCGGGGTAAAATTCTACGGAATGCAACCTTGGTTTTTCGGCGTCTCAGCCGAAGGAATTGGCACCCTCGGAATGTTAATCAATTTTGTGGTCACTTGGAGTG
- a CDS encoding DUF4212 domain-containing protein, giving the protein MNQDKRQAYWRANTALIRNLLLVWALVSIGFSILLVQPLNNIRLGGLPLGFWMAQQGSIYIFVVLIFVYAVQMDKLDRQYGIKRRGK; this is encoded by the coding sequence ATGAACCAAGATAAGCGTCAGGCTTACTGGCGTGCCAATACAGCTTTAATTAGAAATCTTCTTCTTGTTTGGGCACTGGTATCTATTGGTTTTAGCATTCTGCTTGTACAGCCATTGAACAATATACGTCTGGGTGGTTTACCTCTCGGCTTCTGGATGGCGCAGCAAGGCTCCATTTATATCTTCGTGGTGCTGATTTTTGTCTACGCCGTGCAGATGGATAAGCTCGATCGCCAATACGGAATCAAAAGGAGAGGTAAATAA
- a CDS encoding tetratricopeptide repeat protein: MKLRLEEQKLTKVAVGIAALTAFVTIGVVSCAKNNDVLVTEIGVSAPKSPVAKPLKAEDFYTQGQYKHIQGDSQGAIAAYTRALQINSGYAAAYNGRGLVQFDMGDKQKAIADYNQAIKLAPNYAEAYNNRGNARAATGDLNEAIADYSEAIRLAPNYAEAFNNRGNARAATGDRKGAISDYDQAIRLNPKYAVAYNNRGNARAAIGDRQMAINDFDQAIRLNSEFAAAYNNRGNTRAALGDKQGAVADLQRAAAIFQKQKNTELYKQVMQNITDIQR, translated from the coding sequence ATGAAATTGCGGTTAGAGGAGCAGAAATTAACAAAAGTGGCAGTTGGCATAGCTGCGCTTACCGCATTTGTCACCATCGGAGTTGTTTCTTGTGCAAAGAACAACGATGTGCTAGTAACAGAAATCGGAGTGAGTGCTCCCAAAAGTCCAGTCGCTAAACCATTAAAAGCAGAAGACTTTTATACTCAAGGTCAGTACAAGCATATCCAAGGAGACTCCCAAGGCGCGATCGCAGCTTATACCCGAGCGCTTCAAATCAATTCTGGGTATGCCGCAGCCTACAATGGTCGGGGACTAGTTCAATTCGATATGGGAGACAAGCAGAAGGCGATCGCAGATTACAACCAAGCCATTAAGCTTGCTCCTAACTATGCTGAAGCCTACAACAATCGAGGTAATGCCCGCGCCGCCACAGGGGATCTTAATGAAGCAATTGCAGATTACAGTGAAGCCATTCGTCTTGCTCCTAACTACGCCGAAGCTTTCAACAATCGCGGTAACGCCCGCGCCGCTACAGGAGATAGAAAAGGTGCAATTTCAGATTACGACCAAGCCATTCGCCTCAATCCCAAGTATGCTGTTGCCTACAATAACCGAGGCAATGCCCGTGCCGCAATCGGAGACAGACAGATGGCAATTAATGATTTCGACCAAGCCATTCGCCTAAACTCCGAATTTGCCGCAGCTTACAATAATCGCGGTAATACTCGTGCTGCATTGGGAGATAAGCAAGGAGCAGTTGCTGACTTACAGAGAGCCGCAGCTATTTTTCAAAAACAGAAAAATACCGAATTATATAAACAAGTAATGCAGAATATCACAGATATTCAGCGTTAG
- a CDS encoding 3'-5' exonuclease: MPYLTSASAIRSLVSEYTRSSTLWIDTEVADYKSSNPRLSLIQVLDDPTDMSGDRIHVLDVLELPDVVAEFIEQIMINPAIEKVFHNASYDLKFLGNKKAKNVTCTLEMAKKIPYYILPLPNYQLKTLASKLCNFQSIDKQEQTSDWGQRPLTEEQIEYAYLDCIYLAQVHMHLIELNAKINPDPATEDLIALAARYQEIEQYRKLLNSEYEHLQERIKKAMQAQNLSETSDLKLIGYERATVKVSFAELVRFIQTQDINLDFPITLTQKMQKDLGKNLEQLSVDVEKNTAWRLTSKTQESINEDE, from the coding sequence ATGCCCTACCTGACATCAGCCAGCGCTATTCGTTCTCTGGTTTCTGAATATACCAGAAGTTCAACTTTGTGGATAGATACAGAAGTCGCTGATTACAAAAGTAGCAATCCCAGATTGTCGCTGATTCAGGTATTAGATGACCCTACAGATATGAGTGGCGATCGCATTCACGTTTTGGATGTACTGGAGTTGCCAGATGTCGTAGCTGAATTTATTGAACAAATCATGATTAATCCGGCGATTGAGAAGGTATTTCACAACGCCAGCTACGATTTGAAATTTTTGGGGAACAAAAAAGCCAAAAATGTGACTTGTACTTTAGAGATGGCAAAAAAAATCCCTTACTATATTTTGCCATTACCCAACTACCAACTGAAAACTCTTGCCTCTAAATTGTGTAATTTTCAGTCTATCGATAAACAAGAACAAACTAGCGATTGGGGACAGCGACCTTTAACAGAAGAACAAATAGAATATGCTTACCTAGACTGCATTTATCTCGCTCAGGTACATATGCATTTGATAGAATTAAATGCCAAAATCAACCCCGACCCTGCTACGGAAGACTTAATCGCACTTGCAGCAAGATACCAAGAAATTGAGCAATATCGGAAACTGTTGAATTCAGAATATGAGCATTTGCAAGAGCGAATTAAAAAAGCTATGCAAGCTCAAAATCTATCTGAAACTTCCGATTTAAAGTTAATTGGATATGAGCGGGCAACAGTAAAAGTATCATTTGCAGAGCTAGTTAGATTCATACAAACTCAAGATATTAATTTAGATTTTCCTATTACATTGACTCAAAAAATGCAAAAAGATTTAGGAAAAAATCTCGAACAATTATCTGTAGATGTAGAAAAAAATACAGCTTGGCGACTGACTAGCAAAACTCAGGAAAGTATCAATGAAGACGAGTAA
- a CDS encoding GAF domain-containing protein has protein sequence MSSHSNPEFNPSVTVRRDRGLQKILERLIATMERDELVTQTTNRLRDSLQVDRVVLYYFYCQWQGQVTFEALSSDEFSILGSTGPDDCFNNEYAAMYLAGRVKAIPDIELEPIAICHRAFLRSLQVRANLVVPVLAPKGLWGLLIAHHCQAPRSWSRSDMELMQKEAQFLATTPCIQES, from the coding sequence GTGTCAAGTCATTCCAACCCAGAATTTAACCCTAGCGTCACAGTGCGTCGCGATCGCGGTTTACAAAAAATACTTGAGCGCCTGATCGCAACAATGGAACGTGATGAATTAGTTACACAAACGACGAACCGCCTTAGAGATTCGCTTCAAGTTGATCGTGTGGTGTTGTATTATTTTTACTGCCAATGGCAAGGACAGGTGACGTTTGAAGCTTTGAGTTCTGATGAATTTTCCATCCTTGGTTCAACAGGCCCTGATGATTGTTTTAATAATGAGTATGCCGCTATGTATTTGGCAGGACGAGTAAAAGCAATACCTGATATTGAATTAGAACCAATTGCTATTTGTCACCGAGCTTTTCTCCGTAGCTTGCAAGTTCGTGCCAATCTGGTTGTGCCAGTCTTGGCTCCCAAGGGATTATGGGGATTGTTGATAGCGCATCACTGTCAAGCACCTCGTTCTTGGTCGCGATCGGATATGGAACTGATGCAAAAAGAGGCACAATTTCTGGCGACGACACCTTGTATTCAAGAGAGTTAG
- the argZ gene encoding bifunctional arginine dihydrolase/ornithine cyclodeaminase has protein sequence MTSRIRYLMCPPDHYDVDYVINPWMEGNIHKSSRDRAVEQWQKLYHILKEHAIVELAPPQPGWPDMVFTANAGLVLGDTVVLSRFLHKERQGEEPYFKQWFEENGYKVYELPKDLPFEGAGDALLDREGRWLWAGYGFRSELDSHPYLAKWLDIEVLSLRLIDERFYHLDTCFCPLTDGYLLYYPAAFDSYSNRLIEMRVAPEKRIAIAEADAVNFACNAVNVDRIIIMNKASDALKARLTEIGFQVIETPLTEFLKAGGAAKCLTLRVTEPVREEIHANAPVESRIIRMEGHLLDAGLINRALDLVVDNGGSFQVLNFNLGEQRQSTSAAEVKISAPSHGVMEEIISQLIDLGAVDLPQDERDAKLEPVTIAGVAPDDFYVSTIYPTEVRVNGEWIKVHNQRMDGAIAISQTPQGLVAKCKILRELAVGEQVVVDVQGIRTIRKPESREKRNAEEFSFMSAGVSSERRVELVVEQVAWELRKIRDAGGKVVVTAGPVVIHTGGGEHLSRLIREGYVQALLGGNAIAVHDIEQAIMGTSLGVDMKRGVAVRGGHRHHLKVINTVRRYGSIAKAVEAGVIQSGVMYECVKNNVPFCLAGSIRDDGPLPDTEMDLIKAQTRYAELLKGAEMILMLSSMLHSIGVGNMTPAGVKMVCVDINPAVVTKLSDRGSIESLGVVTDVGLFLSLLVQQLDKLTSPYTVKAG, from the coding sequence ATGACTTCCCGAATTCGCTATTTAATGTGTCCGCCCGACCACTACGACGTGGATTATGTGATTAATCCTTGGATGGAGGGAAATATTCACAAGTCATCGCGTGATCGCGCCGTGGAACAGTGGCAGAAACTTTACCACATTCTCAAAGAACACGCAATTGTAGAGCTAGCGCCACCCCAACCAGGCTGGCCTGATATGGTGTTCACGGCTAATGCTGGTTTAGTTTTGGGGGATACAGTCGTTCTCAGTCGCTTTTTACACAAAGAGCGTCAAGGAGAAGAACCGTATTTTAAGCAGTGGTTTGAAGAAAACGGCTACAAAGTCTATGAACTGCCAAAGGATCTGCCGTTTGAGGGTGCAGGAGACGCACTGCTAGATCGGGAAGGACGTTGGCTATGGGCAGGATACGGCTTCCGCTCAGAATTAGATTCTCATCCCTATCTGGCAAAATGGCTGGATATAGAGGTACTATCCCTGCGGTTGATAGATGAGCGTTTCTATCACCTAGATACTTGCTTCTGTCCATTAACAGATGGCTATTTGCTTTACTATCCTGCGGCTTTTGATTCCTACTCCAACCGTTTGATTGAAATGCGAGTAGCACCAGAAAAGCGGATAGCAATTGCTGAGGCTGATGCGGTGAACTTCGCCTGCAATGCGGTGAATGTGGATCGCATTATTATAATGAACAAGGCTAGCGATGCACTGAAAGCGCGTCTGACTGAGATTGGTTTTCAAGTAATTGAAACGCCACTGACGGAATTTCTCAAAGCTGGTGGTGCGGCGAAATGTCTAACCCTGCGGGTAACAGAACCAGTTAGAGAAGAAATTCATGCCAATGCACCGGTCGAAAGTCGGATCATTCGCATGGAAGGACACTTGCTCGACGCTGGCCTAATTAACCGCGCTTTAGATTTGGTTGTAGACAACGGTGGTAGCTTCCAAGTTTTGAACTTCAACTTGGGAGAACAGCGGCAAAGTACCTCCGCAGCAGAGGTGAAGATATCCGCACCATCCCACGGGGTGATGGAGGAAATCATCTCGCAATTAATTGATTTGGGTGCGGTAGATTTGCCGCAAGACGAACGAGATGCCAAGCTGGAACCTGTTACCATTGCTGGTGTTGCTCCCGATGATTTTTATGTCAGCACGATTTATCCCACCGAGGTGCGGGTTAATGGTGAGTGGATCAAGGTGCACAATCAACGCATGGATGGAGCGATCGCCATTTCCCAAACTCCCCAAGGTTTGGTAGCGAAGTGTAAAATATTACGTGAATTAGCAGTCGGCGAACAGGTAGTTGTCGATGTGCAAGGTATCCGCACCATCCGCAAACCAGAATCGCGGGAAAAACGCAATGCTGAGGAATTTAGCTTTATGTCCGCAGGAGTTTCCAGCGAGCGGCGGGTGGAATTGGTTGTTGAGCAGGTGGCATGGGAATTACGTAAAATCCGCGATGCAGGTGGTAAAGTAGTTGTCACTGCCGGGCCAGTGGTGATTCACACTGGCGGCGGCGAACACCTATCGCGACTAATTCGTGAAGGATACGTGCAGGCGCTGTTGGGAGGAAATGCGATCGCTGTTCACGATATTGAGCAAGCGATTATGGGCACTTCCCTCGGTGTGGATATGAAGCGGGGCGTAGCAGTACGCGGCGGACATCGCCACCACCTCAAGGTAATTAACACCGTCCGGCGTTACGGCAGCATTGCCAAAGCCGTAGAAGCTGGAGTAATTCAAAGTGGGGTGATGTATGAGTGCGTGAAAAATAACGTACCTTTCTGCCTAGCTGGTTCGATTCGTGATGACGGGCCCTTGCCTGATACCGAGATGGATTTGATTAAAGCACAAACAAGATACGCCGAACTACTCAAAGGTGCGGAGATGATTTTGATGCTGTCATCGATGCTGCACTCTATTGGTGTGGGCAATATGACGCCTGCGGGGGTAAAGATGGTGTGTGTGGATATCAACCCAGCAGTGGTGACGAAGTTAAGTGACAGGGGTTCGATAGAATCGCTTGGTGTAGTGACAGATGTAGGGTTGTTCCTGAGTTTGTTGGTACAGCAATTGGATAAATTGACGAGTCCGTACACTGTCAAGGCGGGGTAG
- a CDS encoding ankyrin repeat domain-containing protein has protein sequence MTHNNDVLLLKAAKTGDIKRVQALLALGATPDVSDRDGTTALMFAANFGYTEIARSLINAGANINLRRKRYGLTALMLAASAKNLDIVRLLVSGGADVNASNEDGSTALMAAALKGHVEVVQVLLAAGANANVKDKDDDTALKLAIKRGNTAVVQAILQGQGANINAQDEEGETPLMLAADLGHLQVVQALLAAGADVKLQNRDRSTALLAAAAAGHKAIVAALLDAGADVNVQDKDGETALHLAVVEGYADVVEELLNRGANVQIRNNLGDTPLLVAALQGHSQIVEILLRYGADVNARNFGEVPLTLAATQGNAETVKVLLESGANANSQGDDGKTALLKAAERNRTKVIQQLVAKGADVNFQDSAGATALMWAASRDYGEAVQLLLQAGADVNLKNQGGYTALMLAEFNGYRDVVRQLQTAGAQE, from the coding sequence ATGACTCACAATAACGATGTCTTGCTGCTAAAGGCAGCTAAAACTGGTGATATCAAACGGGTACAAGCGCTGTTGGCTTTGGGTGCAACACCTGATGTGAGCGATCGCGATGGCACAACAGCGTTAATGTTTGCTGCCAATTTTGGCTATACGGAAATTGCGCGATCGCTGATCAATGCCGGGGCAAATATCAATTTACGCAGAAAACGCTATGGTTTGACAGCTTTGATGTTAGCTGCGAGTGCCAAAAATCTTGACATTGTGCGACTTTTAGTATCAGGTGGTGCGGATGTAAATGCCAGCAATGAAGATGGCAGCACTGCTTTGATGGCAGCAGCACTCAAAGGTCATGTTGAGGTGGTGCAAGTCTTACTAGCTGCTGGTGCAAACGCCAATGTCAAAGATAAAGATGATGATACTGCCTTGAAATTAGCCATTAAGCGCGGTAACACCGCCGTTGTGCAAGCAATCCTGCAAGGGCAAGGTGCAAATATTAATGCCCAGGATGAAGAAGGTGAAACTCCGTTGATGCTGGCGGCAGACTTGGGACATTTACAAGTTGTGCAAGCACTTTTAGCGGCAGGGGCGGATGTGAAACTGCAAAACCGCGATCGCAGTACGGCGCTATTAGCAGCGGCAGCGGCAGGACATAAGGCGATCGTTGCCGCTTTATTGGATGCGGGTGCTGATGTGAATGTTCAAGACAAAGATGGTGAAACAGCCCTGCACCTTGCAGTTGTTGAAGGTTATGCCGATGTGGTCGAAGAATTACTGAATCGAGGTGCAAATGTACAAATTAGAAATAACCTTGGCGATACACCGTTACTCGTAGCTGCGTTGCAGGGACACAGCCAAATTGTTGAAATCCTGCTGCGGTATGGGGCAGATGTGAATGCGAGAAATTTTGGTGAAGTGCCTTTAACACTCGCAGCAACGCAAGGCAACGCCGAAACTGTGAAAGTTTTGCTAGAATCGGGCGCTAATGCCAATAGCCAAGGAGATGATGGCAAAACAGCGTTACTCAAAGCAGCCGAACGCAACCGTACAAAGGTGATACAGCAACTAGTTGCTAAGGGTGCAGATGTGAATTTTCAAGACTCCGCCGGAGCAACGGCGCTGATGTGGGCAGCGTCAAGGGATTATGGTGAAGCGGTGCAATTGCTACTGCAAGCAGGGGCGGATGTAAATTTGAAAAATCAAGGTGGTTATACAGCTTTGATGCTAGCAGAGTTTAATGGCTACAGAGATGTGGTGCGGCAGTTGCAGACGGCAGGAGCACAGGAATAG
- a CDS encoding hemerythrin domain-containing protein — MAKATSKDILSLIEAEHRQVEQLFAEAEKADNKKLYECFNQIFKALTLHARTEELVFYPAMQEYEETKKYIEEAEKEHEEAKVILEEIKELKPGESEFQKKINELQKAVQHHVREEENKIFNAVRKCMNDEQLTNLGREFQETKAKLEPAVKAAMTE, encoded by the coding sequence ATGGCTAAGGCTACATCAAAGGATATCCTTTCGTTAATCGAAGCAGAGCATCGCCAAGTTGAACAGCTTTTTGCAGAAGCAGAAAAGGCAGACAATAAAAAACTGTATGAGTGTTTCAATCAAATTTTTAAAGCATTGACACTACACGCTAGAACTGAAGAACTAGTTTTTTACCCAGCGATGCAGGAGTACGAAGAAACTAAAAAGTATATTGAAGAAGCTGAGAAAGAACACGAAGAAGCAAAAGTGATTTTAGAGGAAATTAAGGAACTCAAACCAGGTGAATCAGAGTTTCAAAAAAAAATTAATGAACTTCAAAAAGCAGTGCAGCATCATGTAAGAGAAGAAGAAAATAAAATTTTTAATGCTGTCCGCAAGTGTATGAATGACGAACAGTTAACTAATTTAGGTCGGGAGTTCCAGGAAACTAAAGCTAAACTAGAGCCAGCTGTCAAAGCTGCAATGACCGAATAA
- a CDS encoding DUF4079 domain-containing protein — protein sequence MNLELSPSVKYWSQFFHPIMMWALLLASIYAAYLGLQVQRTRNAQGEQKKELIKGKYNVRHYQIGSILLAFMVLGSVGGMAVTYINNGKLFVGPHLLAGLGMTSIIAFSAALSPYMQKGANWARVTHILLNFTLLGLFTWQAITGVQIVQKIISNA from the coding sequence ATGAATCTGGAACTGTCACCATCGGTAAAATATTGGTCGCAATTCTTCCACCCAATCATGATGTGGGCGCTACTGTTAGCATCCATATATGCTGCATATCTGGGGCTACAAGTGCAGCGTACTAGAAATGCTCAAGGCGAACAAAAGAAAGAACTGATTAAAGGTAAATATAACGTCAGACACTACCAAATCGGTTCTATACTATTGGCGTTCATGGTGCTAGGCTCTGTTGGTGGGATGGCTGTCACCTATATTAATAATGGTAAGTTGTTTGTGGGGCCGCACCTGCTAGCAGGTCTTGGCATGACAAGTATAATTGCCTTTTCTGCTGCCTTGTCTCCTTACATGCAAAAAGGGGCGAATTGGGCGCGTGTCACACATATTTTGTTGAATTTTACCCTTTTAGGGCTTTTTACTTGGCAAGCTATCACTGGCGTGCAAATTGTGCAAAAAATTATCAGTAATGCATAG
- a CDS encoding DUF1997 domain-containing protein — MISKNSEYQSFESFETTEVVLSVASTIAETEEARPQTTVGTPTTFYGRYQDCMEMYAPVQSVAEYLNNHASWFYRCAEPMKVEPLGKNGYALVIGRFGSFGYEVEPKIGLELLCPENSIYRIRTIPIPGYQPPGYDVDYRASLQLIETQEYQATAHLGEMTRVEWELDLTVDIHFPKFIQRLPKSLIQSTGDRLLNQIVRQVSRRLTRKVQEDFHQSLGIPLPANVKKKK; from the coding sequence ATGATTTCAAAAAACTCAGAATATCAATCCTTTGAATCATTTGAAACAACAGAAGTGGTTTTGTCTGTGGCCTCAACGATCGCAGAAACTGAAGAAGCACGCCCACAGACAACTGTAGGGACTCCCACAACATTTTACGGTCGGTATCAGGACTGTATGGAAATGTATGCTCCTGTCCAGAGTGTTGCTGAGTATCTCAACAATCATGCTAGTTGGTTTTACCGCTGTGCCGAACCCATGAAGGTGGAACCACTAGGGAAAAATGGCTATGCTTTAGTAATTGGCCGCTTTGGCAGTTTTGGTTACGAAGTAGAACCAAAAATTGGTTTAGAACTTCTCTGTCCTGAGAACAGTATTTATCGCATTCGTACTATCCCTATTCCTGGTTATCAACCTCCTGGTTATGATGTAGACTACCGGGCATCGCTACAATTGATTGAAACCCAGGAATACCAAGCCACTGCTCATTTGGGTGAGATGACGCGAGTTGAGTGGGAACTGGATTTAACAGTTGACATTCACTTTCCTAAATTTATTCAGCGATTACCCAAGTCTTTAATTCAATCTACGGGCGATCGCTTACTTAACCAAATAGTCCGTCAAGTCTCCCGCCGCTTAACCCGCAAAGTCCAAGAAGATTTTCATCAATCTTTGGGCATACCATTGCCAGCTAATGTTAAGAAAAAGAAATGA
- a CDS encoding NAD(P)H-binding protein, whose product MKAFVAGATGETGRRIVQELIARNIPVRALVRDVEKARSILPADAELVQGDVLDQQSLATALGDSTVLLCATGAKPSFDPTGPYKVDYEGTKNLVNAAKSRGIEHFVLVSSLAASQFFHPLNLFWLILYWKKQAEEYLQKSGLTYTIVRPGGLRNEDNPDSIVMQNADTLFEGSIPRQKVAQVCVEALFEPAAQNKIVEIVAKPDAPAKNFGELFASVA is encoded by the coding sequence ATGAAAGCTTTTGTAGCAGGAGCAACAGGAGAAACAGGTCGCCGGATCGTACAAGAACTGATAGCGCGGAATATTCCCGTTCGTGCCTTGGTGCGCGACGTCGAGAAAGCGAGAAGTATTCTGCCTGCTGACGCCGAATTAGTGCAGGGTGATGTGTTAGACCAACAAAGCCTAGCTACTGCTTTGGGAGACAGTACGGTACTCCTATGTGCTACGGGAGCAAAACCCAGCTTTGATCCCACAGGCCCTTATAAAGTGGATTATGAAGGAACTAAAAATTTAGTTAATGCTGCTAAGAGTAGGGGGATAGAGCATTTCGTCTTGGTTTCTTCTTTGGCTGCTTCCCAATTTTTCCATCCTCTGAATTTATTCTGGTTGATTTTATACTGGAAAAAACAAGCTGAGGAATACCTGCAAAAAAGCGGTTTAACTTATACAATTGTCAGACCGGGTGGCTTGAGGAATGAAGATAACCCTGACTCAATCGTGATGCAAAACGCTGATACGTTGTTTGAAGGCAGTATTCCTCGCCAAAAAGTTGCTCAAGTTTGCGTTGAAGCACTATTTGAGCCAGCAGCACAGAATAAAATTGTAGAGATTGTGGCAAAACCAGATGCCCCTGCGAAAAACTTTGGTGAGTTGTTTGCAAGCGTCGCTTGA